The Pseudomonas sp. R4-35-07 nucleotide sequence GTGGAATCGGTTCGCGTTTAAGGCAAGAAAGAGAGCGACTTGGCCTGTCGCAAAAAGTGTTTGGTGAAATCGGAGGCGTCGAAGCCAACGCCCAGGGCAAATATGAAAGCGGTGGGCGCGCGCCCAAGGCCGACTACTTGTCTCGCGTGGCCGGCAGAGGCGTGGATGTGCTGTACGTGTTGACCGGGACCGCGACGCCGACTCCACTGGAAAATCTGAGCCAGCTTGAAGAAAAAGTGCTGGTTGATTACCGGGCATTGTTCAAGGAAGACCAAGAGGCAATCCGCCGCCTGACGTCGACCCTGGCCGAGCATTCCCTTTCTCGCCATGGAAAAACCAAGCCTGCGCCGCAGGATTCCTGACCTTTTGCCCAGCAAATCCGGCCGTTCGCCGCTCGATAGAGGCGTGCCGAGCGCTCAAACTCCACATATATGACGCTTGCAGCTAGGTCTGCGCCCTGGT carries:
- a CDS encoding helix-turn-helix domain-containing protein, which produces MSGIGSRLRQERERLGLSQKVFGEIGGVEANAQGKYESGGRAPKADYLSRVAGRGVDVLYVLTGTATPTPLENLSQLEEKVLVDYRALFKEDQEAIRRLTSTLAEHSLSRHGKTKPAPQDS